A portion of the Pseudoalteromonas luteoviolacea genome contains these proteins:
- the lptD gene encoding LPS assembly protein LptD → MSKNWGILVLPLISTQVIANSNTVSGLCKDYLQPKDWQPMQGLLPETIDIQANKVELQGTDSAEFSGDVAVNTQTMTVTAKSALIDKRKGLLNASGPLLFQDNYTMVNSSGMYADLSQSEFSLLGAQYQLTQQLGKGKAEKLRATSTQVDLFNSSFTTCPSNTPFWEIEASSITLDKEKGWGETYNTVLKILDTPVIYVPYFTFPIDDKRKSGLLTPTLSSSNRYGLEIVTPYYLNLAENYDALLTPRYMSNKGLQLQGEFRYLTEQHAGIFATEFLSDDKSEPDLEERYLVHWQQKSYFGDNWRANIDVTNVSDDNYLTDLGSNYANQTDTQLSRKAQLSYLGEDWLIDLQLHNFEVLGNHAESYAAFPEITVKNRTAEKYFGVDWQFTGQMSHFKNDDAEITDATRIHLEPSVTYNLNDYAWSFDSKLSLLHTHYEQNGSFNKTEYAESISRTLPQVRLHGQLNLERSTNLLLSDGIQTLEPQIQYLYTPEKDQSRIGSYDTVKMQDDFFGLFRERRFSGVDYISEANQFTLGATTRLLDSKNTERFSLSVGQIIYLSNSAKPTESALDNRFGEKNYNALFAAETKIHWHPRWYFSGGIQYDADEKDLIRSHMTIDYRGNNKKLVQLNHHYVNDVSGNEIDQVGIFTSLPIDDNWQVVASYHRDLTSKRSIEVFAGVQYESCCWAVQITGNRTIETDLNQSTSFQDPVFDSSINFNFVLKGLGSKSRYDASQLLKQGIFGYRRPYFLNN, encoded by the coding sequence ATGAGCAAAAATTGGGGCATTTTAGTCCTACCCCTTATTAGTACACAAGTTATCGCTAATTCGAACACTGTTAGCGGACTCTGTAAAGACTATCTTCAACCAAAAGACTGGCAACCTATGCAAGGCTTGCTGCCTGAAACCATCGATATTCAAGCAAATAAAGTTGAATTACAAGGCACTGATAGCGCAGAGTTTTCAGGGGACGTCGCCGTGAATACTCAAACAATGACAGTCACAGCAAAGAGTGCTCTCATTGACAAGCGTAAAGGGTTGCTAAACGCCTCAGGCCCATTGCTATTTCAGGACAATTACACCATGGTAAATAGCAGCGGTATGTATGCTGATCTAAGCCAAAGTGAATTTAGCTTGCTTGGTGCCCAGTATCAATTAACTCAACAGCTTGGTAAAGGCAAAGCAGAAAAACTACGTGCCACATCAACCCAAGTTGACTTATTCAACTCAAGTTTTACAACTTGCCCGAGCAATACCCCTTTTTGGGAAATTGAAGCCAGTTCTATTACACTAGACAAAGAAAAAGGTTGGGGCGAAACATATAATACAGTTCTTAAAATACTGGATACTCCAGTGATTTATGTGCCTTATTTCACATTTCCAATTGACGATAAAAGAAAGTCAGGTCTATTAACACCCACTCTATCTAGCTCAAATCGCTATGGATTAGAAATTGTTACTCCTTACTACCTCAACCTCGCAGAAAATTATGATGCACTACTCACGCCAAGATACATGTCTAATAAAGGACTGCAGCTGCAAGGTGAGTTTCGTTATTTAACTGAGCAGCATGCAGGTATATTTGCGACTGAATTTCTTAGCGATGACAAGTCTGAACCGGATTTGGAAGAGCGTTACTTAGTCCATTGGCAACAAAAAAGCTATTTTGGTGATAACTGGCGCGCCAATATTGATGTCACCAATGTCAGTGATGATAATTACCTAACAGATTTGGGATCAAATTATGCGAACCAAACTGACACCCAATTATCAAGGAAAGCTCAATTAAGTTACCTTGGTGAAGACTGGTTGATCGACTTGCAGTTACATAACTTTGAAGTACTCGGTAATCATGCAGAATCATACGCAGCATTTCCCGAAATTACCGTTAAAAATCGAACTGCAGAAAAATACTTTGGTGTGGATTGGCAATTTACTGGGCAAATGAGTCATTTTAAAAATGATGATGCCGAAATAACGGACGCAACTAGAATTCACTTAGAACCAAGCGTCACATATAACCTGAACGACTATGCTTGGTCATTCGATTCAAAACTCTCGCTGCTACATACACATTATGAGCAAAACGGCAGTTTCAATAAAACAGAATATGCTGAGTCAATATCGCGTACCCTGCCTCAAGTTAGACTTCATGGCCAATTAAACCTTGAACGTAGTACGAATTTGTTGCTTTCTGATGGTATTCAAACCTTAGAGCCACAAATACAGTACCTATATACCCCAGAAAAAGACCAAAGTAGGATTGGATCTTACGACACAGTTAAAATGCAGGACGATTTTTTCGGACTATTTAGAGAGCGCCGTTTTTCTGGCGTAGACTATATATCTGAAGCAAATCAGTTTACCCTTGGTGCCACAACACGCTTACTAGATAGCAAAAATACTGAACGTTTTAGTTTAAGTGTTGGCCAAATTATCTACCTCAGTAACTCAGCTAAACCAACAGAAAGTGCATTAGACAACCGCTTTGGCGAGAAAAACTATAACGCATTATTCGCAGCAGAGACAAAAATACATTGGCATCCAAGGTGGTACTTCTCTGGTGGGATACAGTACGATGCCGATGAGAAAGATTTAATACGCTCGCATATGACAATTGACTATCGAGGTAATAATAAAAAACTGGTACAGTTGAACCATCACTACGTAAATGATGTCTCAGGTAATGAGATAGATCAGGTTGGCATCTTCACCAGTCTACCAATTGATGACAATTGGCAAGTTGTAGCAAGTTACCACCGAGATTTGACCAGCAAACGCAGTATTGAAGTTTTTGCCGGCGTGCAATACGAATCATGCTGCTGGGCTGTGCAAATCACAGGAAACAGAACGATAGAAACTGACTTGAATCAATCTACGAGTTTTCAAGACCCAGTTTTCGACTCAAGCATAAATTTTAATTTTGTGCTAAAAGGGTTGGGAAGTAAGTCAAGATACGATGCAAGCCAATTACTTAAACAAGGTATATTTGGCTACCGTAGACCCTATTTTTTAAATAATTAA
- a CDS encoding aminoglycoside phosphotransferase family protein has protein sequence MASLTPAIELKRAQYRTQFVDEQLKRLTDGFDAYSIDAITGDASFRLYFRIQFKQTKYILMDVSPEKGSIEPFVHLNQVFADGGLAVPKILAVDVELGFILLEDLGSVHLADIVAQQDGDDHYQALLSWLPQIAKLSPSKWMNPYDAAFITQEMDIFKFWLLEQWLGYSSTNDFKKNWQQLTILLTESMLRQPQVVMHRDFHSRNVMYCKDQGRLIDYQDAVVGPVCYDAVSLLKDCYIKLPVEQFERLREESFCQLFNAGLLSNMTYEQYIEYFNFTGMQRHLKAAGIFVRLYLRDGKSGYLPNILPTLEYVIEAAQMYPQFQWLATWLHSEIIPMIEEKLAESL, from the coding sequence ATGGCGAGTTTAACTCCGGCAATAGAATTAAAAAGAGCGCAATATAGGACACAGTTTGTCGATGAGCAACTAAAGCGACTTACTGATGGTTTTGATGCTTATAGTATTGATGCGATTACTGGTGATGCAAGTTTTAGATTATATTTTCGGATTCAATTCAAGCAAACCAAATACATTTTAATGGATGTGTCACCTGAAAAGGGCTCCATTGAACCGTTTGTGCATCTAAATCAGGTTTTTGCAGATGGTGGTTTGGCTGTACCAAAAATTTTAGCTGTTGATGTTGAGCTAGGGTTTATCTTGCTTGAAGATTTAGGTTCAGTGCATTTGGCTGATATCGTTGCTCAGCAAGATGGTGATGATCATTATCAAGCTCTACTTTCATGGCTACCTCAAATTGCCAAGCTCAGTCCATCGAAATGGATGAACCCATATGATGCAGCCTTCATTACTCAAGAAATGGATATATTTAAATTTTGGCTGCTGGAGCAATGGCTTGGTTACTCTAGTACCAATGATTTTAAAAAGAATTGGCAGCAGCTGACAATATTGTTAACGGAGTCTATGTTAAGGCAACCTCAAGTTGTAATGCATCGAGATTTTCATAGCCGTAATGTGATGTATTGTAAAGACCAAGGCAGGTTAATTGATTATCAAGATGCAGTTGTGGGTCCAGTATGCTACGACGCTGTTTCCCTACTGAAAGATTGTTATATTAAACTGCCCGTTGAGCAATTTGAACGCCTCAGAGAAGAGAGTTTTTGTCAGTTATTTAATGCAGGGCTATTAAGTAATATGACTTATGAGCAGTATATTGAGTATTTTAATTTTACAGGGATGCAAAGGCATTTAAAGGCCGCTGGCATTTTCGTTAGGTTGTATTTGAGAGACGGTAAATCAGGATACCTGCCAAATATATTACCAACGCTAGAGTATGTTATAGAAGCCGCACAGATGTACCCTCAGTTTCAATGGCTTGCAACTTGGCTACATTCCGAGATAATACCCATGATAGAAGAAAAGTTAGCAGAGTCGTTATGA
- the murU gene encoding N-acetylmuramate alpha-1-phosphate uridylyltransferase MurU, which translates to MKAMILAAGRGQRMMPLTAQMPKPMLEVAGKPLIAYHLERLKQAGIKQVVINLAWCGEKIEQYFGAGEQLGMQIEYSYEHDGGLETAGGIAKALPSLCTDNDVFIVINGDIFTDYDVHALTQLKLMPGEAHIVLVENPPHNLDGDFCLTHQSLNQQTYTFSGIGLYHKAFFKDVTVSKVPLGPMLRSAIRDQVLSSELYLGQWHDIGTPERLKEINAAVEANHVG; encoded by the coding sequence ATGAAAGCAATGATCTTAGCTGCTGGCCGCGGTCAGCGGATGATGCCACTGACAGCCCAGATGCCAAAACCGATGCTCGAGGTCGCAGGTAAACCATTAATTGCTTACCACCTAGAGCGACTGAAGCAAGCAGGCATTAAGCAAGTTGTGATCAACTTGGCTTGGTGCGGTGAGAAAATTGAGCAGTATTTTGGTGCGGGTGAGCAGTTGGGTATGCAGATTGAGTACAGCTATGAGCATGATGGGGGCCTCGAAACTGCAGGTGGTATAGCGAAAGCACTGCCAAGCCTGTGCACAGATAATGATGTATTCATCGTGATAAATGGAGACATTTTTACTGACTATGACGTACATGCCTTGACGCAATTAAAGCTGATGCCCGGTGAAGCTCATATCGTTCTCGTTGAAAATCCGCCTCATAACCTTGATGGTGATTTTTGCTTGACACATCAGTCACTAAATCAGCAAACATACACATTCTCAGGTATTGGTTTATATCACAAAGCATTTTTCAAAGATGTTACTGTTTCCAAAGTCCCTTTAGGTCCCATGTTAAGAAGTGCGATAAGAGATCAGGTGCTCTCTAGTGAACTGTATTTAGGGCAATGGCATGATATTGGTACGCCTGAGCGATTAAAAGAGATAAATGCAGCCGTGGAGGCAAATCATGTGGGGTAA
- the djlA gene encoding co-chaperone DjlA, whose amino-acid sequence MWGKILGAGFGFLFGKWLGAILGGYLGHLFDKSLKQDFDKAGGFQGFFNGDDLNERQALFFSSCFAVMGHIAKSNGRVSEMHIQAASAFMDDMALHGDDRKEAQSAFNSGKHGDFSIKECVGDFKEAFARRYDLLQLFLEIQIQMAFSDGHLSSKELELLKLVSKYLGIGAKHFNFVLKRYQAEFKFRQQRAQWQSQQRSHQSSQNGHREYQKSNRSFTAPEPEVSRHQALAVLGLEQGASEKEIKRAYRKLMAQHHPDKLVSQGLPEHMMEVAKAKSQSIQAAYEALKN is encoded by the coding sequence ATGTGGGGTAAGATACTCGGAGCTGGATTCGGATTTTTATTTGGAAAATGGTTAGGTGCAATATTGGGAGGCTATTTAGGCCACTTGTTCGATAAAAGTTTAAAGCAGGATTTTGATAAAGCAGGAGGGTTTCAAGGCTTCTTTAACGGTGATGACCTAAATGAGCGCCAAGCTTTATTTTTTTCTAGTTGTTTTGCTGTTATGGGCCATATTGCAAAGTCTAATGGCAGAGTCAGCGAAATGCATATTCAAGCGGCGTCAGCGTTTATGGATGATATGGCACTGCATGGCGATGACAGAAAGGAAGCACAAAGTGCTTTTAATTCAGGTAAACACGGCGATTTTTCCATTAAAGAATGTGTTGGTGATTTTAAAGAAGCCTTTGCCAGGCGCTACGACTTATTGCAGCTTTTTTTAGAGATTCAAATTCAAATGGCGTTTTCAGATGGCCATCTTTCTTCAAAAGAGTTGGAACTTTTAAAGTTGGTAAGTAAATACTTAGGCATTGGTGCAAAGCACTTTAATTTTGTACTTAAACGCTATCAGGCTGAGTTTAAATTCCGTCAGCAGCGCGCTCAATGGCAGTCTCAACAACGTAGTCATCAGTCAAGTCAGAACGGCCATCGTGAATATCAGAAGTCAAACCGTAGTTTCACGGCACCTGAGCCAGAGGTTTCGAGGCATCAAGCTTTAGCTGTGTTAGGCTTGGAGCAGGGAGCGAGTGAAAAAGAAATTAAACGCGCTTATCGCAAACTAATGGCGCAGCATCATCCTGATAAATTGGTCTCGCAAGGCTTGCCTGAGCATATGATGGAAGTCGCTAAAGCCAAATCGCAGAGCATTCAAGCTGCTTATGAAGCACTCAAAAATTAG
- a CDS encoding DUF3530 family protein yields MKKQTFLNLMLCISVLVGFQGLCMAAEHIAPTPKTKIIESDLGYYLSSDSFVTIKDDEREIPVLFSEYMSGSKRGIIVMLPGIEQSPLQGNGLSFLREALNDDGYDTYVIPSPQFDLNASLIQDGIIESQPKSKQKMAIAPVSESALNEYKLELVARFDALYKTLALREHEHIAIVAFGNSAGLFAEHLATLPKIRIDALITVSAQLANPNRNKHLAASLSLVSPALLDVFYSYDNPAVLHTIKDRRRWAKRNSKYDYRQRELFGQSSQMHQQYRLKKELSGFLRQL; encoded by the coding sequence ATGAAAAAACAGACTTTTTTAAATTTGATGCTTTGCATATCCGTTCTGGTTGGTTTTCAAGGTCTGTGCATGGCTGCTGAGCATATTGCTCCAACACCCAAAACCAAGATCATTGAGTCAGATCTTGGCTATTATTTATCAAGCGACTCCTTTGTCACCATCAAAGACGATGAGCGAGAGATCCCAGTTCTATTTTCCGAGTATATGAGTGGCAGTAAACGTGGCATTATTGTGATGCTGCCCGGCATAGAACAATCCCCATTACAGGGAAATGGATTAAGTTTTTTAAGAGAAGCGCTTAATGATGATGGCTACGATACCTATGTGATACCTTCACCCCAATTCGATCTCAATGCAAGTCTGATCCAAGACGGTATTATTGAAAGCCAACCGAAATCAAAACAAAAAATGGCTATTGCCCCTGTCAGTGAGTCAGCATTAAATGAATATAAGCTTGAGCTCGTTGCTCGTTTTGATGCGCTTTATAAAACGCTTGCATTACGTGAGCACGAACATATTGCCATTGTCGCATTTGGTAATAGCGCAGGGTTATTTGCGGAACATTTAGCAACCCTACCCAAAATTCGTATTGATGCTTTGATAACGGTCAGTGCTCAACTTGCTAATCCAAATAGAAATAAACACCTCGCTGCAAGTTTGTCACTTGTCAGCCCGGCACTACTTGATGTGTTTTATTCATATGATAACCCAGCTGTTCTTCATACCATAAAAGACAGACGCCGCTGGGCGAAAAGAAATAGTAAATACGATTATCGACAAAGAGAGTTATTTGGCCAAAGCTCTCAAATGCATCAGCAATACAGATTAAAAAAAGAACTATCAGGGTTTTTGAGACAATTATAA
- a CDS encoding DUF368 domain-containing protein, with protein sequence MSNKADSKRDYIWLFFKGAGMGAADLVPGVSGGTVAFITGIYARLLAAIKSVDMAVLKMVLKGQIKDAWSHIDGNFLLAVFGGLFTSALSLSKIIAYLLENHQTFVWSFFFGLIIASFVYIAKQVERWQIQHIVSCLSGIVIAVMITSLSPAEAQAQPWFYFIAGSIAICAMILPGISGSFILLLLGMYGHVLTALNEREFLLIGLFLLGCICGLMVFSRFLSWLLARYEQVTFALLAGFLVGSLNMLWPWKKVVSTYVNSSGIEKPLMQKNISPMEFTQLTGQDAQLAVCIALAIFGLALILGLDKLSHQK encoded by the coding sequence GTGTCTAATAAAGCAGACAGTAAACGTGATTACATTTGGTTGTTTTTTAAAGGTGCAGGCATGGGGGCTGCAGATTTGGTACCGGGGGTATCGGGTGGTACGGTGGCTTTTATAACAGGTATCTATGCTCGGTTATTAGCTGCGATAAAAAGTGTTGATATGGCTGTTTTAAAAATGGTGTTAAAAGGCCAAATTAAGGACGCTTGGTCACATATTGATGGTAATTTTTTACTTGCAGTGTTTGGCGGGCTGTTTACAAGTGCGCTTTCTTTATCAAAAATTATTGCTTATTTACTCGAAAATCATCAGACTTTTGTTTGGTCATTCTTTTTTGGTTTGATAATTGCCTCCTTTGTATATATTGCCAAACAAGTAGAGCGTTGGCAGATACAGCACATTGTCAGTTGTTTAAGCGGGATTGTGATTGCTGTCATGATCACCTCTTTGAGCCCTGCAGAAGCGCAGGCGCAGCCATGGTTTTATTTCATTGCTGGCAGCATCGCAATTTGCGCAATGATACTACCTGGTATTTCAGGCAGCTTTATTCTGTTACTGTTGGGTATGTACGGTCATGTTCTTACAGCACTCAATGAGCGTGAATTTTTATTGATAGGATTGTTCTTGTTAGGGTGTATATGTGGCTTGATGGTTTTTTCACGTTTTTTATCATGGCTTTTGGCACGATATGAACAAGTTACATTTGCATTGTTAGCTGGCTTTTTAGTCGGTTCATTGAACATGTTGTGGCCATGGAAAAAAGTGGTATCTACCTATGTGAATTCGAGCGGAATAGAAAAACCTTTAATGCAAAAAAATATTTCACCAATGGAATTCACACAACTTACAGGCCAAGATGCTCAATTGGCCGTATGTATTGCGCTTGCAATATTCGGGCTAGCTCTAATTCTTGGCTTGGATAAACTCAGCCATCAAAAATAA
- the nhaD gene encoding sodium:proton antiporter NhaD, producing the protein MKLVGNSCLLLFCLLGINFPAFAATTQLDLTANTLGFVCIAIFVVAYTLVMLEEKLHMRKSKPVLVAAGLIWILIGAFYIEQGMPDATEHAFRHNLLEFAELMLFLLVAMTYINALEERRLFDALRSWMVRKEFNYKTLFWLTGFLSFFISPIADNLTTALLMCAVVMKVAEGDKKFINLSCINIVVAANAGGAFSPFGDITTLMVWQAGMVKFNEFFVLLIPSIANYVVPAAIMSFFVANKKPAASCESVELKRGALRILTLFLLTVATAVMCHSLLHLPPVLGMMMGLGYLQFFGYFLRVTLPGSLARKKAMAEREGDKERLKKLGSVVPFDVFSKVSRAEWDTLLFFYGIVMCVGGLGFLGYLNLMSHVLYGGWSTTGANVFLGVISAVIDNIPVMFAVLSMQPEMSHGQWLLITLTAGVGGSLLSIGSAAGVALMGQARGNYTFFGHLKWTPVIALGYAASIAVHLWLNADLFTIYG; encoded by the coding sequence ATGAAACTTGTAGGGAACAGTTGCCTGCTGTTGTTCTGTTTGCTGGGGATAAACTTTCCAGCGTTTGCTGCTACCACTCAACTCGATTTGACTGCCAACACTCTGGGATTTGTATGTATCGCTATTTTTGTAGTTGCATACACACTGGTGATGCTTGAAGAAAAATTACATATGCGAAAGTCTAAACCCGTTTTGGTTGCGGCAGGCTTGATATGGATTTTAATTGGTGCGTTTTACATTGAGCAGGGCATGCCAGATGCTACAGAGCATGCGTTTCGTCATAATTTACTTGAATTTGCTGAGTTGATGCTGTTTTTACTGGTGGCGATGACTTATATCAACGCTTTGGAAGAGCGCAGATTATTTGATGCTTTGCGTTCTTGGATGGTGAGAAAAGAGTTTAATTACAAAACTCTATTTTGGTTAACCGGATTCTTGTCTTTCTTTATTTCCCCAATTGCAGATAACTTAACAACTGCCTTGTTAATGTGCGCAGTAGTGATGAAGGTAGCTGAAGGGGATAAGAAGTTTATCAATTTAAGCTGTATAAATATCGTGGTTGCTGCAAACGCTGGAGGCGCCTTTAGCCCCTTCGGTGATATTACGACTTTAATGGTTTGGCAAGCGGGTATGGTGAAATTTAATGAGTTTTTTGTTTTGCTGATTCCATCAATTGCTAACTATGTGGTACCCGCGGCCATTATGAGCTTTTTTGTGGCAAACAAAAAGCCTGCGGCTAGTTGTGAAAGTGTCGAGTTAAAGCGCGGGGCGCTTCGTATTTTAACGTTATTTCTACTGACTGTTGCAACCGCAGTAATGTGTCATAGCTTACTTCACTTGCCACCGGTGCTTGGTATGATGATGGGATTGGGGTATTTACAGTTTTTTGGTTATTTTTTAAGGGTGACATTACCGGGTTCATTGGCTCGTAAAAAGGCGATGGCAGAGCGTGAGGGTGATAAAGAACGATTGAAAAAGCTGGGTAGTGTCGTACCATTTGATGTCTTTAGTAAGGTTTCAAGAGCAGAGTGGGACACTTTATTATTCTTTTACGGAATAGTAATGTGTGTTGGCGGCCTTGGGTTTTTGGGTTACCTAAATTTGATGTCTCATGTGCTGTACGGTGGGTGGTCAACCACAGGTGCTAATGTATTTTTAGGTGTTATCTCAGCCGTAATTGACAACATCCCTGTGATGTTTGCTGTGTTGTCAATGCAGCCAGAAATGTCTCATGGTCAATGGTTATTGATCACCCTGACGGCAGGGGTGGGCGGTAGCTTACTTTCAATAGGATCAGCAGCAGGAGTGGCTTTGATGGGTCAAGCGAGAGGAAACTATACCTTTTTTGGACATCTTAAATGGACCCCGGTTATCGCTCTAGGATATGCGGCAAGCATTGCTGTTCACTTATGGCTGAATGCTGATTTATTTACTATTTATGGTTGA
- a CDS encoding 6-phosphofructokinase produces MKRIAIITSGGDAPGMNAAIRSIVLSCHDQKIQCIGFYHGYNGLLNDEYRYLSADLVAPIIQHGGTILKSARCQEMHQDEGLKQVANTLTKHKVDALIVIGGDGSFRGMMALQTYWSGNLIGIPATIDNDLACTDTTIGFASAVNTATQAIDKIRDTANAFERVFIVEVMGRHSGHIAFNVGLATGAESILSFENCNINSLDQVKTDLVAKIQSQKQTNQNGFVIVLAENLWPNGPLGLKKDLQDADKIESAVCVLGYIQRGGSPSPEDRILATELGIEAVRAAQESTGVMIGKVAGQVTRHCIIRATEQNKPVDQALRSAYHQISIGS; encoded by the coding sequence ATGAAACGCATAGCAATTATCACCAGCGGCGGCGATGCACCCGGTATGAATGCGGCAATACGTTCGATTGTATTGTCATGCCATGATCAAAAAATCCAGTGTATTGGCTTTTACCATGGTTACAACGGACTATTAAATGATGAATATCGTTACCTATCGGCCGATTTAGTGGCTCCTATTATTCAACATGGCGGCACGATTTTAAAAAGTGCACGCTGTCAAGAAATGCATCAAGATGAAGGTCTCAAGCAAGTTGCAAATACGCTGACAAAACACAAAGTCGATGCCTTAATTGTCATAGGAGGTGATGGTTCCTTTCGCGGGATGATGGCATTACAAACCTATTGGTCTGGCAATCTTATTGGGATCCCTGCAACTATTGACAATGATCTTGCCTGTACTGACACAACCATAGGCTTTGCCAGTGCAGTTAATACGGCAACACAAGCAATAGACAAAATTCGCGATACCGCAAACGCATTTGAACGCGTTTTTATCGTCGAGGTCATGGGTCGCCACAGTGGCCATATCGCGTTTAATGTCGGACTCGCTACAGGAGCAGAATCAATCCTGTCATTTGAAAACTGTAATATAAATAGTTTAGATCAAGTAAAAACTGACTTAGTCGCTAAAATTCAATCGCAAAAACAGACTAATCAAAATGGGTTTGTCATAGTGCTTGCTGAAAATCTCTGGCCAAACGGGCCTCTGGGTTTAAAGAAAGATCTACAAGATGCAGACAAGATTGAAAGTGCGGTATGTGTATTAGGGTATATACAACGCGGTGGCAGTCCCTCACCAGAAGATCGCATATTAGCGACAGAGCTCGGCATTGAAGCGGTCAGAGCAGCTCAAGAAAGCACTGGCGTCATGATCGGTAAAGTGGCAGGACAAGTCACTCGCCACTGTATTATCAGAGCCACGGAACAAAACAAACCAGTAGACCAAGCATTACGCTCGGCCTACCATCAAATTAGCATCGGTTCTTAA